AGTGAATGGGTGAGTGAAtgggtgagtgagtgggtgaCTGGGTGAGTGGctgagtgagtgggtgagtgagtgggtgagaggctgagtgagtgggtgagtgagtgggtgagGGAGTGGGTGACTGGGTGAGGGCTGAGTGAATGGGTGAGTGATTGAGTGGctgagtgagtgggtgagtgagtgggtgaCTGGGTGAGAGGCTGAGTGAAtgggtgagtgagtgggtgaCTGGGTGAGTGACTGGGTGAGTGGATGAGTGAGTGGGTGACTGGGTGAGGGCTGAGTGaatgggtgagtgagtgagtgagtgggtgagtgaTTGAGTGGctgagtgagtgggtgagtgagtgggtgaATGGGTGAGTGGCTGAGTGAAtgggtgagtgagtgggtgaCTGGGTGAGTGGCTGAGTGAGTGGCTGAGTGAAtgggtgagtgagtgggtgaCTGGGTGAGGGACTGGGTGAGTGGCTGAGTGACTGGGCATGTGATGAATGAGTGAACTCACTCACTGGGTATGTGAtgagtgagtgaacaaatgaatgagtgagtgactgagtgagtgaatcagtgagggagggaggaaatgaatgagtggatgggTGAATAAATGACTGAGTGggtgaattaatgaatgagtgagtgaattagtgagtgagtgaatgagtgatggaatgaagacatgaatgagtgaatgagtgggtAAACTGAGTAAATGAGtggtgaatgagtgagtgaattagTGAGTGTGTGGGTGAATGAACGAGTGAGTGggtgaattaatgaatgagtgagtgagtggtgCGTGAGTGGATGGCTGGGTGAGTGGGTGAGTGAAtgggtgagtgagtgggtgaATGGGTATGTGATGAGTGAGTGGGGATGTGATGAGTGAGTGGGTGAgttaatgaatgagtgagtgagtgaatgaattagTGAGTGAGCGAATGAGTGATGGAATGAGGACatgcatgactgagtgatgaatgagtgaatgagtgggtAAACTGAGTAAATGAGTGGTGAATGAGTGAGTggctgagtgaatgagtgagtaagTGGGTGACTGGGTGAGGGCTGAGTGaatgggtgagtgagtgagtgactggGTGAGTGGctgagtgagtgggtgagtgaCTGGGTGAGTGGctgagtgagtgggtgagtggCTGAGTGAGTGGGTGACTGGGTGAGAGGctgagtgagtgggtgagtggCTGAGTGAATGGGTGAGTGAAtgggtgagtgagtgggtgaCTGGGTGAGAGGctgagtgagtgggtgagtgagtgggtgagGGAGTGGGTGACTGGGTGAGTGACTGGGTGAGTGGATGAGTAAATGGGTGAGTGAAtgggtgagtgagtgggtgaCTGGGTGAGTGGctgagtgagtgggtgagtgagtgggtgaCGGAGTGGGTGACTGGGTGAGTGACTGGGTGAGTGGATGAGTAAATGGGTGAGTGAAtgggtgagtgagtgggtgaCTGGGTGAGTGGctgagtgagtgggtgagtgagtgggtgagaggctgagtgagtgggtgagtgagtgggtgagtgagtgggtgagtggctgagtgagtgggtgagtggCTGAGTGAGTGGGTGACTGGGTGAGAGGctgagtgagtgggtgagtgagtgggtgagGGAGTGGGTGACTGGGTGAGGGCTGAGTGAATGGGTGAGTGATTGAGTGGctgagtgagtgggtgagtgagtgggtgaCTGGGTGAGAGGCTGAGTGAAtgggtgagtgagtgggtgagtgagtgggtgaCTGGGTGAGTGACTGGGTGAGTGGATGAGTGAGTGGGTGACTGGGTGAGGGCTGAGTGaatgggtgagtgagtgagtgggtgagtgaTTGAGTGGctgagtgagtgggtgagtgagtgggtgaATGGGTGAGTGGCTGAGTGAAtgggtgagtgagtgggtgaCTGGGTGAGTGGCTGAGTGAGTGGCTGAGTGAAtgggtgagtgagtgggtgaCTGGGTGAGGGACTGGGTGAGTGGCTGAGTGACTGGGCATGTGATGAATGGCAGAGAGGCGGGGGTGCCAGAACGGATGCAGGCAGGGACAGTCACTGGGGACACACAGGTGACACAGACAGTGCAGCCCCCAGGTGAGCAGAACTCCCCCCAGAACTCCCCCGGTGCTGCAGGAGGCGGGCTCAGCCCGTGCCCGCTTGGCCCCCCAGCTCCCACTGCCCACAGCCCTGAGCCtcactcctgggagcctgggggtgtCCCCACCTCATCCTTCGGCTCCACAGGGGTGGCTGACCCTGGAGGACGCCCTTCTCAAAGTCCACCCTCAGGCTgcgggccccccgcccccccgccccacacacaaacacacacacatacaccccatcCTCGCTTGTCCCCGGCCTCCCGGGCAGCCCCCTGTCCTGGCCGAGGCCACACCTCCTCGTCCTTGCCCAAGTCTGGCTCCATCTCCCCCCAGGCGAAGGCCTGCAGCTCAGGGCCCTGTCCTCTTCACGGTGGTGGGTTGCAGGGGGAGGCTTAGGAGGCTGGGTGAGGCAGGGGGGACCCCTGAGGGACCACGGGAGCAGAATAAGATGGGGGCCGGCCCGGGCACTTGTCCATCCAGGACCCACCCCACgctccccgccctgcccccagtaCCGTGGGGAAGGTCTGAGAAGGTGTCAGCGGCCAGGCCTGTCCCTCGGCCCTGAGTCTGGACCTGCAGCGGGCCCGCTTAGTGGCCAAGCCTTAGTGACCCGGCTCAGACCTTCTGGAGCCTCCCCGTGCTGGTCAGGGGAAGACCTGCAAGCTCCATCCTCCTGCGAGGGCGGGAAACTCCTGCTCCTGGCCGGGCACAATCGGCCCGGGGGGCTGCGGGTCATCAGGGCAGTTGGCGCAGCTCAGCTCCAGGGGGTGACCCAGCAAAGCTCGCTCCCCCTCGCTGGCCTCGGGCTCCTCAGCTCCCATGCCCTTCCAGAAGGCCAGCTCTGGTGTCCATCAGGCAGGGGtgcccccggagaagggaagaATGTGACCAGAGAGGGGTCCAGCCAGCATCCCAGGTCTCATCCCCTGCTGCTCTGACTGGTGGGGGAAACGGGCCTCCTCCGGGCCCAGGTGACCAGAACTCCTAGTTGGACCCCACTGCTTCCCGGGGTGCCTGAGAAGTgaaagaagtcgctcagtcgtgtctgactctctgcgaccctgtggactgtccatgggattctccaggccagaatactggagtggggagccgttcccttttccaggggatcttcccaacccaggaaccgaacccaggtctcccgcattgcgagcagattctttaccagctgagccaccagggaaacccaagaagactggaggagtggggtagcctttcccttctccaggaggtcttcccaacccaaggatggaatccaggtctcccgcactgcgggtggattctttaccagctgagccatcagggaagcgccTGACCCTTAGCAAACCGCCCTGCCCACAATGGGGGAGGCGCTAGGAGCTGGCCGGGCGCCATGCACAGCACAGTACTGCCCTCTGCCGGCACCGCCCGGGGCCGCGCCCTCCCCTGGGACACAACACACGGGGCTGCCTGTGTGGGGAGGGCACTCAGCCAGGGTCCCCACCCCAGGAGCTCCCGGAGGAGACACTGATGGAAGGTGGGGTGGCCAGAGGAGGTAGGGAGGGAGCTGgctggaagacttcctggaggagggggcttgGAGCTGGGTCTGGAAGGCTCCGAATGGTTCAGAAGGCTGGAAAGCTTCACTCGCTTCCGGGCCGAAGGACTTCAGGCCCCCCAGGGGCACCACCCACCGCACACCCGCCCAGCCTCTCACCTTCTCGTCGGGCGTGGGAGAAAACATCTTCTCCTCCTGGGGATGCTTGGAGAAGTCGAAGGGATAGGACACCACCAGGTCACCCCCGTGGAGGCTGGCCGAGAGCACGAAGGGGATGGTCCGCATCCACTTCATTATTGCCTTTGTCTCGGGAGCCACCTGCCCAGGGGGGCGGGAAGGAGACAGTCGTCGGGGCCAGGCGCCTCCCCGCCAATCACTCAGCCCCACACCCGAGCTTTAGGATTCCGCCCGGGCCCCACCCCACTGGGTGTTCCCCAAGTGCCCATCCTGGGTGTGGaactctcctcccccacctcctgaggatgccacctcctccaggcagccctcccACGCACCGTCACCAGGCACCTGCCAGGTTCTGGGTGCTTTCAGTAGGGACAGGACCCCCCGAGGGTCCCGGAATAAACAGAGGCCCTCAAGGGCGGCAGCGGGCTCCTACCTTACCCCACCAGTAGTGCTGGGGGATGGCGATGTGGTCACTGCGCGCGCCGCGGACCGAGGCCAGGCGGTAGTACTCGGACGTCAGGTCAGGGAAGTTTCGGTTCAGGTCCAGGTTCTGCGCATTCTGCCTGCCGCTGGTCCACCCGTTGTAGCCGGCACCCTGAACCACAGGACGGCCCCCGGCCAGGGGTCAGCACGCCCACGGAGGCGCAAGGCTGGGCTGGGAGTCACGGCAGGCGGGGTTCTCTCTAATTTCACAAGATGAACTCTGGAGCTCATCCACCACCTCCCTGACCTCCAGGCTGGCCCTCCAACCTCAGGCCCCGCGCCGGCTGGCTGTGCCCCGCCTGGGGTGCCCCACGTCAAAGATGCACAGCTCGCTGCCCACGCCCTGCAGGCCCTGCTCAGggtcacctcctccaagaggccCTCCGCTCCGGCTAGCGCACGCCCTGGCTCCTCCCGCCCACCCCCGTTTCATCCTGTTTCCACAGGGCAGGTCACCTTTTAAGCCGCCACAGAATAACCATCATCGGTCCCCACGCCAAGCAGGACTTTGCCCATATGAATGCCCGCTGAGTCCCTATTACCCAGGACGGCAGGGGCACAGAGCCTCCACAACCGCGAGTGGGTGAACGGACGGGGCGTGTGGAAGGCAGCGGCCGCGGGGCCGGCGTGGGGGCACTCACCTCTGCGGCCGCCACCTCGTAGCCGTCGGGGTTCATGGAGGGTAGCAGGTGGATGCGGGTCGTGTTGAGCAGGCGCTGGATTCGAGGGTTGCCCAGCAGGTACTCGGAGCAGAGGTACTGGGCCAGGTAGATGAGCATCTCGCGGCCCGCCACCTCGTTGCCATGGATGTTGCCGATGAGCTTCACCTCCGGCTCCACTGTGGGGGGAAGGGGGTACAGTGACCTGGGGGTCGTCTCCGGGGTCCCCGGAAACTTGAGGGCCCACATGGCAAGGGCAGCCTGTTGTTATGGAACCGATTCACGCTTGTTCTGGCCCAAGTGTCTCTGTGATTAACGAGGTCTCATCAAGGCCACCACTTTCGTTGAGCTCAACAGTGATGTAGAGCCTTAAATACTAGTGTGATGGATCAACGATAATTGGTTAGTAACCATATAGATTACCATCGACCTGTGTGAATTTCATTCACGGCCACTCCTTGCTCTTGTGCAATAGAGGAGAGTGGACACTGGTGCTTAGACGGGAAGACAGGTGGCCCTCGAGTGAAGGGATGGATAGATGGAGGGATGGGTAGGTGGgtagatggaaggaaggaagacagatgGAAGGATGGCTGGATGGAAGGGTGAAtggaagaatggatggatgggtgaggaCGGAGCAAAGATGGGTGGGTGGAAGGATCGCTGggtggaaggaggaaaagaatgaaggaagagagaaggatgaaagaaaggaggaaaggaaagaaagaagggatgaaGGTGGGTGGAAGAATGGGTGGATACGTGGACGGGTGGATGGAGCCCAGGGTCTTGCTAACGTGGACCCTGGATGAGTCACCTCTCCTTTCTGAGCCCCGCACAGAACACGTGGAAAACGGCCTCTCCCTCCCAGGCTGAGTGCAGCCCTGTCCCTCCCACAGCCCCAGCGCACAGACGCCCCAGAGGCTGTCACACCAGTCACCACCCTTGGCCCCTCACAAAGGACACCGCCCGCCCCCATGTTCCACAGCTGCGCCCACTCAAGCGGGAGTCCCTCCCAAGGCCAGATCGGACTGATCCTGTCCGACCCGCAGGGTCTCGGGCACAGGCGAGCTGAGGGGCCGGGGAGAAGGCCTGGGACCCTGCGCCCAGCTGCTCTTGGTGCCCCAGAGCCGGGGTACTCATCTTTGCCTCGCCTCCCAGGAAACAGGCCGACCAGCCAGGGCACCGAGTCTTTGCCAGAACATCGGGGTTTCCGGGGCCAGACCCCCACGCCCCACCCCGGAGCCCAGCGCCTTTTCCTTGACCTGCCCCTGAAGGTGCTTCACGGTCATTTGTTCCAGCATCTGCGCTGCAGCCTGGAAGGGCCTTCCCAGTCACGGCAGGTGAACCAGGACTGGGGCAGGGTCTGACCGCCCTGAGGCCTGCAGGAGCACGGCTCCAGGGACAGTAAGCTCCAGCCCTTCCCACGTGGCTCCCCAGCTCCAAACTGGACCTAGCCTTCTAGGAGCTGAAGTGGACTTGGGTTTTAAATAAACGGGAAGACGCTCTGTGAATTTGGACCAAGCCACTCAAAGGAGGAGCTGTCAGGGGCCAGGACCCAGCGCCCACATACCTGCCTGGAGTCCAGGTGCACAAGGGCAAGTTGCAGAAACAACAAAACGCACAGTTAAGTTTTTCACTAGAGATGCACAAGGCCCGATGGGCCTGCGGTCACCGAACACCCCTCACCTCAAGCCCCGAGACGCCTGCAGCCCACACCCACAGGGCCAGGACCCCCCTGGCCGCCTCCTCCCCAACGCCCAGCGTGGCTGTGGCAGTGGGCGCACACGCCTGGTGGGATGTGGCCAGCACCCCAGTGCCCCCAGCACGCCCCGAATCCCCACCCACCCCGTCCCCCAAACGTGGGGCTTTGATTAGGACCGGGCACCGGCTCGTGCGCCCCAAGGCCAAGCGGGCCGGTGCCTTCTCCCAGCCCAGACCActcaccctgccccacccccgccaACAGCGGCGGCGGCTTACTCAGCTCGTGCTGGCCAGGCCGGCTCGAGAACTCGATGACCAGCAGGTCCCGGCCGTCGAAGCTGCGCCCGATGCTGTAGGTCTTGGAGACGTGGGCGCAGCGGGCCGCCGTCCGCTTCAGCACGCGCACCATCTGGGCGTAGGAGTGGTGAGTGAACTGAATGAAGGTGTGCGGGTGGCTCGAGGGCAGTGCCTCCTCGATGTCCAGGCCTCCTGGGGGCGGAGGGGGAGGTGGGCACGGGCACCAGGGGTCAGCTCGGGGCTGCCGcggccctcacccccacccccggccccgccctgGGGAGCCCGGGGTGTCGGGACCCCCACGGGCCCCTCGGATGGCTCCCCAGACATGACGTGTCTGCGTTTGTAATTAAAGTTCCCTTTGCGAAGCCTGACGTGGACAGCGAGTCACAGCCCCCGACAGACGTACACAGCCACGCGGCTCCCAGCGTCGGTGAAGAGCAGGGTATGTGGTTAGTTTGGAAATTTCGTAACATACAGAGCGGCAGAATACGAGGCAGAGGCATAGGGACAGGGTCCTCAAGGAAAACCGCGGTCTGGCTGCCTTCTGACTTCGGGTGATTCTGTGTCCCAGGTGTCTGGCGTCAGCGGTGATGGGGTAGGGAGCGGAGAGGGAGGGGGTAGCAAAGGTATGCTTTATCCCCCAAATTTGCAAAGCTTGCTCAGGATACAGTCTGGGCTTCCAGGCGTAGGTAGGCTGTCTATCACAGCCATCCCCAGACCAGCTGGCAGGACCCCTCCCGCTCACAGGAGCACCCCAAGGCTGGCCCAGGGGCTCCCTGCCGCCTCCTCCCATGGGGTGTCTGCACGGGAAGATGCAGGTCCCAGCGGGCTGGTTTGGAGGGCAGGGGCATGAACAGTGGACAGTTTTCCCAAGCGTCTCACTTGCCCTGTGGTTTCGTTTCTGCTCAAAATGGTTTCTGAGGGAGAAGAAAGCAGACGGAACCAGCAATTTGGTGGCAGACTGGCCCAAAATAAACTCCCTCCAGCCCACTCTGCGGGCTTCCCCAGGGCGGGAAGGCCTGGCCCCACAGTGATGTCGGGCTCCTTTCCTCTGCCTCTCAGACCCCACCCGGCCACACTTCCTGCCTCTTCCCGGGCGGACGGCCCCTGTCTGCCTGTAAAGTGTGGCCCATGGGCCACTGAGTCAAAAAGAAGTTGCAGGTAGACGgcactcccatctccctcccagatTCAGCTCCAGGATCAGCCCCGAGCTCTGCACAGCCAGTGAGTGGCAGAGCGGGAAGCCGGGGCTCGCTGGGGGCCAGCCCGAGGCGCCCCTGAGAGCCACCCCCCACCACCTTGGTTGCCAGCCGGGAGCCGTGGACACAGCGGGCACCTGAGAACCATCAGGCGCATGGACTGATCgacccatccatccatcagtgGCCAGCCTGGCTCACACCAGCCCCCACCCTGCTGCTGGTGGCCTTCCCAGAGCCTCCACTTGGTCATCTGTGAAACGGCGGCACCCGTATTCAGGGTCACTGTGGGGTCTTAATGAGACAACACGTGTGTGACACTTGACCCCAGATCatgtggacttccctgggagcTTTGTGACGTCACTACGTGAGACGCCGGAAGCCACTGTCCCACACCGCCTGGTGTCACACACTGGCCGCAGGTGGCTGTTTGCACTTAAGCTCAAATTCATTACAATCAAGGAAAATCAAACTTAAATCCCCAGTCACTGGAGCCACATTCCCAGCTCTCAGGAGCTGCGTGCGACCCCGGGGGCTGTGGTCCGGGCCAGCACAGAGGGCTCTCCTCGCGGGCCACCGAGGCTCCCACTGTTACTGGAGCCATCCCGTCTCACTCACTCCGGAAGCCCAGCcaggggacagggagacctgcaGAGGCACTCGTCACCCATCCCCCCACATCGCAGCCACGTGTCCCCAGGAGCCCCTGGCACACCCCCGGAGACGGGGGGCTCACTACCACCGGGGCTGCCCATGCCACACCTCCACTCACTTGTCTGAGAAACCAAAGCCCGTTTCCGCAGCCCCTCTGGGTGGCTTCCCTGAGCCCACAGGGTTCCCCGGACCCCGCTCTGAGATGTCTGGCTGCTGCTCCAGCCAATATCCCACGTGTGATCTTTCAGGAGCAGCCACAGCCGATCACAGGCTTTGCCAGGCAGGCCTCAAGAGGGACAGGCTCCCCCACACCAGTACCCCACGGTTCTCTGATGGGCGGGGAGTGCCACCCAGGACTCACATCTctgccctcccagccaggctcctgcgCCCAGGGCCTCCGCCTTGGCCGAGGCACTGCCCTCCCGACGCGTGTCCTGTGGGCCCGCCCGGCCACCCAGCCGGTCACCACCGCGGGGCCCCCCCGGAGCCCACCTCGCAGCTTCTCCAGGGGGTCGTAGCAGTCTTCCTCCGGGCCCGAGAAGTAGCGGCCGCAGTCGAGGAAGTAGGGCCAGGCCATGTCGATGGCGTCGAAGGCGGGCTGGCAGGCCTCGCGCAGCGCCCCGCAGACGTGGCGGCAGGGCCTCCGCACGCGGCCGCCCTCGCAGCGCGGGGCCAGCACGGCGCAGCCCAGCAGGCGCAGGTCGGGGTTGCACTGGCCCTCCAGCAGGTGGTGCAGCACGCTCAGCAGGACGTACTCGGAGCTGGACTCCACGGCCGCCCGGGACCGGTGCTGCAGCGGCGTGGGGAAGGCCGTCCGGTTGTAGGCGACGTCGCCGCAGCTCTGCAGCTGCAGGTCCACGCACGTggctggtgggaggggggacgGCGGGGTCACCGGGGCGCTCCCTCCCATGATGACCTCCCCCCCGGGATGTGCTCAGACGCTTGCCTACTAAGCACCGCTCTGCCCAAGCCGACCCCACTCGGGACCGGAACCTGCAGGGGTGGGCGGCACAGAGAAGCCAGGACAAGGCCCACAGCGGACGGAGCCAGGGCCTTCGGGAGGACCAGAGACGGCCCCCAGGCTGACCCATGAGAGGGCCCGGCAGGCCGCTCTGGGTCTCAGCTTCCACGTCCATTGGACTGGGCCCAGGAAAGCCAGTCTGGCCAAGGGGTTGCCTAGTTAAGGCACATGGTTGAGTTCTGTTCAGCAAAAATATTGTcctacttaaaaagaaaaaaataattctttaccagcttccctggtggctcagctcataaagaatctgcctgcaatgctggagacctgggtttgatccctgaactgggaagatcccctggagaaggctacccactccagtattctggcctgagaatttcacagactatacagtccctgggatagtagagagtcagacacgactga
The nucleotide sequence above comes from Muntiacus reevesi chromosome 22, mMunRee1.1, whole genome shotgun sequence. Encoded proteins:
- the CPZ gene encoding carboxypeptidase Z, with amino-acid sequence MRPPPPLLLTMLVLAAARPGCEPAWGPEGGCPGSAASDSATCVDLQLQSCGDVAYNRTAFPTPLQHRSRAAVESSSEYVLLSVLHHLLEGQCNPDLRLLGCAVLAPRCEGGRVRRPCRHVCGALREACQPAFDAIDMAWPYFLDCGRYFSGPEEDCYDPLEKLRGGLDIEEALPSSHPHTFIQFTHHSYAQMVRVLKRTAARCAHVSKTYSIGRSFDGRDLLVIEFSSRPGQHELMEPEVKLIGNIHGNEVAGREMLIYLAQYLCSEYLLGNPRIQRLLNTTRIHLLPSMNPDGYEVAAAEGAGYNGWTSGRQNAQNLDLNRNFPDLTSEYYRLASVRGARSDHIAIPQHYWWGKVAPETKAIMKWMRTIPFVLSASLHGGDLVVSYPFDFSKHPQEEKMFSPTPDEKMFKLLARAYADVHPMMMDRSENRCGGNFLKRGSIINGADWYSFTGGMSDFNYLHSNCFEITVELGCVKFPPEEALYTIWQHNKEPLLNFMEMVHRGIKGMVMDKFGKPVKNARILVKGIRHDITTAPDGDYWRLLPPGAHIVIAQAPGYSKVIKKVIIPARMKRAGRVDFILQPLRTGPQKFLPGSRRGWPGEEPQEPDQDPLGARRQPTTGGSKPWWWSYFTSLGQHQPRWLLKY